The sequence TGGTCAGGTGAGGTGTTCCTGTATTAACAGctcccatgccccaccccagaggtggctgcaggatTGGGTGAGGGCTTCCTGTATTAACAGCTCCCAtgcccctccccagaggtggctgcaggatCGGGTGAGGGGATCTTGTATTAACAGCTcccatgtcccaccccagaggtggctgcaggatTGGGTGAGGGGTTCCTGTATTAACAGctcccatgccccaccccagaggtggctgcaggatCGGGTGAGGGGTTCCTGTATTAACAGCTCCCAtgcccctccccagaggtggctgcaggatCGGGTGAGAGATTCCTGTATTAACAGCTCCCAtgcccctccccagaggtggctgcaggatCGGGTGAGGGCTTCCTGTATTAACAGTTCCCAtgcccctccccagaggtggctgcagggtCAGGTGAGGGGTTCCTGTATTAACAGctcccatgccccaccccagaggtggctgcatctcagtgttGGCTGAGGGGTTCCGGTATAAACAGCCCAGAGAGTGGCAGAAAATGTTTTGGGATCTGTTGGGGGTGAAAGTGTTCCCTGGAGCTTGACTCCAGCGGGGCCtctgccctgtccctccccctgcagcttcCCTATGGGCTACCAGGGTGGGGGGCTCCCCTACCTCCAGGAGCTGACTTTCCAGGAACACCTGGGACAAGCTCGTACTGGGGGGCCAGGTGAAGGGAGCAGTAAAccagagtgggggctggggcattCAGTGCCAGCTGGTAAAAATAACCCAGATAAGTGCCTGCTAATCCCCGCCCAGTGAATGCCAGCCCCCGGCACTGACCGCACCTGACCCCTGGCTCACACTGCTGCCTGGGACCTGCCAGGCACCACGGGACCCTCTCCAGCCCGGGGCTGACGGGATAAAAGGCTCAGCCTGGGCCACTGGGCAGACGCACAGAGGCAGGGAAGTAAAGGGGCTGGAATCAGCAGCTCCCCTGTGAGTAGCTTAGCAGGAGGCAGGTAAGTGGGGCCCCCCTGCAGCCCGGCACCCCCAAGCTCCCGGGCAGGTCATTTTGGTGTTTCCCCCTCTTGCTgttggcagctccctgcctgaagATGCCAAAGGGTATCTGGGGCTGCTGTTCCTGCTTCCACTGCACATGGTGCTGGGGGGCACTGACGCCAGTAGAAGCCATCCCTGgcactgggagggaagtggggtctagtggttagagcaggaggctaAGAGCTGAAACTCCTGGGTTCTGGCTCTGGCATGGAAGTagggtctagtggctagagcaggcgGTTAGGCACTGGAAATCCTGGGTTCTAGCTCtgactctgggagggaagtgggtctaatggttagagcaggagccaggctgcctaggTTGCCTCCTAGCTCTGCCTAAAGCCTTGCCTACATGAAGAAGTTATAGCGGGTTTGCTGCCAGTATGATttggcccagggctccagggtTGAAGAGGAGTCTGGGGCAATTCAGGCTTAGTGGGGCAGGAAGGCGTCATTAACAGAGCTGCTCATCCCCAGAGGCAGCGCATCAGTGGGGCCTTGAGTCAGTCTGCCCGGCCTCCACAAGCTGGAAGGAGAGCCCAAGGGGGGAGCCATGCCTCCTTGGTTCACAGCTACAGAAAGCCAGGACTTGGTGCCCCCGGGCCCATGAGAGGAAGCAGCTGTCAGGCCTTGAGGGGCCATTACTCTTGTGTGAAACAGCCTCTGcaccccgccccagaggtggctgcatttcagctctGAGCGAGGGTCCATGTATAAACAGCCCCATGCCCTCCCTGGAGGCAGTCGCAGCTcagtgccaggggcgggggtccCTGTGTACACGGATCTACAGGCCTCAGCTTTTAAACTGTCTCTTGGAAAAATCCTGcagtgccagctcccctcccccaccgaggGGTCTCCCCAAGAATGAATCCTGggctccagcctcctgctccaccccacaaGCTCTGCCCAGTGAGTCCAACTCACCCCGAGTCCTGCGGGGGACTTGTCTGCTGGGCAGGGCCCCAGGCACCCAggcggagcagggcctgggcggtCTAAGGCCAATAACATGGTACCCCGGGTGGGCTGTCTGGACACTGCTCCCGGAGGTCACACCCCAGTCCCTTGTCCTGCAGCTATGGCCCTGCCCGCCCCATggggcatggagcagcagctggaggagaTGATGGAGTTGACGGCGCAGAACCTGCCCCATCTGGAGGTGACCGAGTCGTACACGGTCCTGAGAGAGCTGGGCAGAGGCTCCTTCGGCCAGGTGCTATTGGCCGTGCACCAGCTGCAAGGTAGGGCCTGGGCTGGTGAGGGAGCCAGTCTGTGCCCAAGGGGccctctctcccacacacccTACCGCTCCTGTTCCCCCGGGAGCGCCAGCGCCACACGCccaccctgatgggctgcagctggggagggagagcccTGCCCCCAAGTCCCCACGAGCTGCCAGGCCCCAGGATCCTAGTCTGGCAGCTCTTGGCCCCACAGGGCTgtatggggtggggaagggagggctgaTCCAAggaggggcggggtctgggccAGCGAGGGGAGAGGTACATTCTtacgggggcaggggcagccctgacccctcgctctgcccctccccccaggccggcCGTTGGCGCTGAAGTTCATCGAGAAGCGGGACACTGAGCTGCGGGGCTTCCTGAGCGAATACTGCATCTCGCTGAGCCTGGCCACCCACCCCTGCATCGCAGGCGCCCTGGGCATCGCCTTCCAGACGGCGCACCACTACGTCTTCGCGCAGGAGATCGCCCCTGCCAGGGACCTCTTCGCCCTGCTGCAGCCGCAGGTACCAcgggggtgggcgggggcagaCATGGGACACAGGGCCTTTCCCTCGAGGGGGCGCCGGTCCacacccagccccagggcaggggctggctggcacaGGGCGTGGGCAGTGGGACGTGGCCTTCCCCTCTTCGGGTGCTGGCTCCTCCTGggtttcagggcagggactggctggctcagaGGATGGGGTTTAGGGCCCTCCCATAGacccttttctctctctgctgcaccagctcccatccagcccctaggcaggcactggctgggccggggaggggagaggggaatgggACACGGAGCTCGGCCCCTCTCTGGGGCTCTGGCTCCATCCAGCCCCTAGGCAGGCATTGgctgggccggggaggggagaggggaatgggACACGGAGCTCGGCCCCTCTCTGGGGCTCTGGCTCCATCCAGCCCCTAGGCAGGCATTGgctgggccggggaggggagaggggaatgggACACAGAGCTCGGCCCCTCTCTGGGGCTCTGGCTCCATCCAACCCCTAGGCAGGCATTGgctgggccggggaggggagaggggaatgggACACGGAGCTCGGCCCCTCTCTGGGGCTCTGGCTCCATCCAGCCCCTAGGCAGGCATTGgctgggccggggaggggagaggggaatgggACACGGAGCTCGGCCCCTCTCTGGGGCTCTGGCTCCATCCAGCCCCTAGGCAGGCATTGgctgggccggggaggggagaggggaatgggACACGGAGCTTGGCTCCTCTCTGGGGCTCTGGCTCCATCCAGCCCCTAGGCAGGCACTGGCTGGGccgggaaggggagaggggaatgggACACGGAGCTCGGCCCCTCTCTGGGGCTCTGGCTCCATCCAGCCCCTAGGCAGGCATTggctgggccagggaggggagaggggaatgggACACGGAGCTTGGCCCCCctctggggctctggctcccaTCCTCCTGGCCCAAGATGGGCAGTGGGTCCAGGAGCCCTTCTCTGAGCGCGCTGCGTGGTCCCTCTGCCCAGGTGGGGGTCGGGCTCGCGGAGCTGCCCGTCAAGCGCTGTGCTCTGCAGCTCTCCAGCGCCCTGGAATTCATGGGGGCCAAAGGGCTGGTGCACCGCGACGTCAAGCCCGAGAACGTGCTGCTGCTCGACCCCGAGTGCCGGCGCGTCCAGCTGACCGACTTTGGGCTGAGCTGCCCGCGGGGCACTGCCATCGAGGCCCTGCCGGAGAACCTGCCCTACACGGCGCCCGAGCTGTGCAACCTGGGGCCCTCGGCCCGCCTGCCGGCTCAGCCCAGCCTGGACGCCTGGGCGCTCGGCGTGCTGCTCTTCTGCCTGCTGACCGGCTACTTCCCCTGGCACACGGCCGCCGACAGGCACTACCGGGACTTTGCGCGCTGGCACCGCAGCCCCCGCGTGCGCCCGCGCCCGCCCCACTGGGGGCGCTTCACCGCCCAGGCCCAGGAGATGCTGCGAGGGCTGCTAACCCCCGACCCCGCCCAGCGCAGCCCAGCCGGCGCTGCCATGGCCCACGTCAAGTGCGGCTGGCTGGAGCCTGAGGGGCCCGGCACCCACCGGACTTTGCTGAGGAGCCGCCGTTACCGCTGAGCCGGGGCCCGTGGACACTGCTGCCAGGCACAGGCAGGGACCAAGGACACGCCGCTTACCAGGGACCATGGCCAtaggccggggcggggctggggccagggactgCAGAGATGGGGAGTGGGGAATAAAAGCAAAACACTAATACAAACGGCTGGGAGCTTTCTCCACCAAACGGGCCAGAGCAAAGGGGCCCCCTGCCtgatcccttcccccaaactccagaTCAGACCCATGGCTCATCCCCGCTCCTCAATCCTGCCCTCGCCCCTCAGGCCCCAGGCTGACACAGGGCAAGGAGGGGGCCCAGCTGGCCACTATCGGGGAGTATCAGGCCAGACATGGGGCAGGAAGGCAGTGGCTAAATATCTAACAGTGGAAatgccgggggtggggctgagacaCCCCACGGTGGGGCTGCAAGCTGTAGTTTGATCAGCACCTGTAGTGGAGAGGCCATacaaagtggggggagggctgaaCCCCACGGTGGAGGCTGCTATGGGGGAGGAGCTAATCCCCACAGTGGAGGCTgtatggagggagggaggctgatcCCCACAGTggagaatgtggggggggggggggggggggctgaggccatGGTGGAGGCCATACAGAGTGGAGGCCGTATGTACAGGACCCCTGTAGGGCTAGGGCCAGCGTTGCATCCTGCGTCCTGCCTACATTTCCGGCACACGGCCCAAGTCTGACCCCAGATGCCGAAGGCCTCAAGCCCTCAAGCTCTGGGTGCAGCTGTAACTGGAAACTGTCAGCAGGTGCCCAaggcagcagcctcacacagCCACTAAATATAACCAGGGAGGGGCTCTCCCCACATCATCCTTAGCACAAATGGGTTCAGGCATCGACTTGTAgggctgggagggaccttgagcggtcgtctagtccagccccctgcactcaggGAAGGCTAAGTATCACCTGGTATTATCTAAACATGGGGCGGtccccagagctggggcagcGGCAGGCTGCAGATGACAATTGAGGGGCATCCAAATGATGCACAGGGGGGCAGGGACCCAGCAcctagtctgtgtgtgtgtgtgtgtggggggggggggccagcagcaccgagtctgtgggggcagggaccctGCACCCAGTCTGTGCGTGTGGgggacccagcagcaccctgtctaTGTATGAAGGGAACCCAACAgcctgtctgtgtgtgcgtgggggggggcgggacctAGCTCCCAGTCTCTTTGCTGGACCCGCACTTAGCGCATGCTCAGGGGGAACCGGTGCTTAGTCTTTGCACGGGTGCAATCAACGGGGCAGCCACATGCCAGCCAATAAGCTAAGGGGGTTTTCTGGACTCGGAGGACACATGAAGTTTGGGGCTATAAGCAGAAGGCagaaaccgcccccccccccttcatcctGCACGTGGGCAGGAATTGGGCAGTGCGGGTACCCGCAGCTGCATCAGAGAACCTGGGGTGTGCTGCGGGTCTAGCATTGTGGAGCAGGCTGGCCTCGGCCGGTTGGGTGGCTGCCAGGCGGAAGGGGTCAGGGAGTTGGCACCCCCCTAAGAACCAGCAGGGGTGACATGGTGACACCCAGCTCTGGGCATCCCAAGAGCCATCccaggcccctggtggccaggcagAGCTGGTCCAGTGTGAGAGACCAAGCCCTGTCCTGAGCAGAGAGCAGGCAAGGCAGGCGCCTGGGCCCGAGGGGTGGCTGGCTAGGAGCAGTGGAGAGCACTCCAGTGCCCAGGCTGCCTCACGCCTTCCACGCTGAAAGAGTCATTTCTTGCCTCCCCTCCATTGTTTGCTGTGGGCCTTTGCTATGTGGCACAGAGAGCCCCTGGCTACAGCAAGGCCTTTTCGTTCCCAGCGACTATCCACTGGGCTTGGCCAGCACACAGGTCACAGGGAAATACAGCACAGGGAAAAGGGGGCCACGGCCGATATAATCACAGCGCAGGGAACGAGGGGCCACGGCCGACATAATCACAGCGCAGGGAACGAGGGGCCACGGCCGACATAATCACAGCGCAGGGAACGAGGGGCCACGGCCGATATAATCACAGCGCAGGGAACGAGGGGCCACGGCCGACATAATCACAGCGCAGGGAACGAGGGGCCACGGCCGATATAATCACAGCGCAGGGAACGAGGGGCCACGGCCGATATAATCACAGCGCAGGGAACGAGGGGCCACGGCCGATATAATCACAGCGCAGGGAATGAGGGGCCACGGCCGACATAATCACAGCGCAGGGAACGAGGGGCCACGGCCGACATAATCACAGCGCAGGGAACGAGGGGCCACGGCCGATATAATCACAGCGCAGGGAACGAGGGGCCACGGCCGATATAATCACAGCGCAGGGAACGAGGGGCCATGGCCGACATAATCACAGCGCAGGGAAAAGGAGGCCTGTGCTGCTTGGCACGTGGATATGTGGGCAGGTGCTGCTTGGCACATGGCTCCGTGGGCCGGTGCTGCTCGGTGtgtggctctgtgggctggggctgctcggCGCGTGGCTCCGTGGGCCGGGGCTGCTTGGTGCATGGATCTTTGGCCAGTGCTGCTCGGTGTGTGGCTCCGTGGGCCGGGGCTGCTTGGTGTGTGGCTCCGTGGGCCGGTGCTGCTCGGTGTGTGGCTccgtgggctggggctgctcggCGCGTGGCTCCGTGGGCCGGGGCTGCTTGGTGTGTGGCTCCGTGGGCCGGTGCTGCTCGGTGTGTGGCTccgtgggctggggctgctcggCGCGTGGCTCCGTGGGCCGGTGCTGCTCGGTGTGTGGCTccgtgggctggggctgctcggCGCGTGGCTCCGTGGGCCGGTGCTGCTCGGTGTGTGGCTCCGTGGGCTGGGGCTGCTTGGCGCGTGGCTCCGTGGGTCGGTGCTGCTCGGTGTGTGGCTCCGTGGGCCGGGGCTGCTTGGTGTGTGGCTCCGTGGGCCGGTGCTGCTCGGTGTGTGGCTccgtgggctggggctgctcggCGCGTGGCTCCGTGGGCCGGGGCTGCTTGGTGTGTGGCTCCGTGGGCCGGTGCTGCTCGGTGTGTGGCTccgtgggctggggctgctcggCGCGTGGCTCCGTGGGCCGGTGCTGCTCGGTGTGTGGCTCCGTGGGCCGGGGCTGCTCGGCGCGTGGCTCCGTGGGCCGGTGCTGCTCGGTGTGTGGCTCCGTGGGCTGGGGCTGCTTGGCGCGTGGCTCCGTGGGTCGGTGCTGCTCGGTGTGTGGCTCCGTGGGCCGGGACTGCTTGGCGCGTGGCTCCGTGGGCAGGTGACAGTACAGAGGCTGTGGGACCGAGCCGTGCAGTTCAGGCTACTGCCAGGGAAGCTGATTTCAGACAACACCCCCTCCGCTGAGGAACTCACTGCCACCAGACTGCGTCGGGCCAGGGCTCAGCACACAGCTGGCAGTGGCTACTGACGCCCTGGGGTGTGGTGCCCATGTGGGGAGGCTTAGGGGTTACACTCAGCACCAAAGCAGGGGGATGCAGTGGGCTCCCTGGCCCGCGGCATCAGTCCCCgtccacctgccccagccctgtttACAGGGCCAGGATTTACTGTCCcttcagggaacactggctaatccccccccgtccccacccCGAATCACTGATTAAAGGGAAGCCAGGTGCAGAGCCAACGCCTGTGCCCcgtgctgctctgctccagccagagACTGGCCCAAACCGCTTCTGTTTATCGCGGAGACACCTCGCACGCTGCAGGCTCCTTGCGTGACAGCCCGAGAGCAGCCGGGGCTGGGTGCGGGGCCTGCCACAGCAGATGCTGTGGGTCAGATGGAAGGGACATCGGCAGagccttgcagggtgggggccagggctggaccAGGGCTATGGGTTGGGACTGggggccctggcagagcaggggccaaggggctgcaggtcgggattGACAGGCATTGCAGGGGCCAGCCCACACGTCCCTGCTCTGTGCTCCTTGGCAGCGCAGtgacttcccagcagccccctcctctcctgccccccgtcTCTGGGCCAGCCGTATCCAATTCTGCTCCTGGCGGCAAGCCAACCTCCCTGCTCAGCCCTAtgggggtctggccctggccctgcccgtaAATCACGGGCCGTGTCCTgtgtctgccagcacccagcagcacagaGCCATGTATGTCATGGAATCCCAGGGTTGGCAGGGGCCAAGGGGCTGCACACGGCTGCTTGAGTCCAGAGCCATTTGGGTGCTAATGCCGGGGCTCCTGCCACCAAAGCTTCTTGCAGATGGAGAGCTGCAGGAGCCTCAGTGCTGCACAGCCctctgtggggaaactgaggcccagagaaggGATGGCTCTACCTGTCATCATAGAGTCCCTCAGttgaatagaacccaggagtcctgacttccagCACTactatcccccacccccaatttccTGGGCCCTTGTGTAATACGGGGGATTTTGGGGCAATATTTTTATCAAAACTATTCACAGAGCcagagattccaaggccagatggAACCACTGTGATCgtcatctgacctcctgtatgaCACAttgtgtgactcagtttccccactcccaGTGCATGGCtccccactggctgggaatgggTTGATTTCTCCTCGTGGAGTGGGGGTGGCTTAGCACAGGCTGAGCATCATGGACACTGTCTGAGTTGGGACCAGACATATTAACAAGGTGTGATGAAGCTGGAATTTTGTGTAAACATTTTATTAGTcggctgtgtgcctcagtttcctgttctTGGCATGGCTCCTCAGTGGGGAAAAACAGGTCCAAGTCTGCTGTCAAGATGGACTAAAAGTCACAGGTGTGTATGTCACCTCCCAGTCTGGCTGGAATATCCACTAAGTCCGTGTTTCACAAcctttttgtttataaaatacccctttaaaacaatttataagtacccccagtacctagttttcagacacacgtttttttttctaccattgcaacacttttgtttaaataacttaatcgtagccgggcaggcgatacaatttttgggtgtaaaaagtacaaaaataataaagcacagaaaaacttaaaacaaaaattccgttttctccaaatttcagttgtgttgacatgccccccagatttctctcgagtaccccaagggtcctcataccactggctgagaaacactgcactgtcAGAAGGGATTGGCTGAAACGGCCCCAGacctgccaggagggcagagaGACAGTGTCAGGAAGCTGAGCACCCCCCAGCTGGCGAACAGAGGGGATAAGTGTGGGTTTGGCTCTGGGTCTGGGGTTCTCACTTGGCAAGCAagtcagagagagacacagatCCTGAGGACAGTCACGGCAGCTCACTGGGCCAGAAGTGGTTCTACTTGAAACTCAGCTCTGTGCTAAGCTAAGGGCTTCCTAGGCTGGGTGCCACTCGGTAGCACTGTAAATCCGTGCGGAGGTGAATTAATCCCTGCAGAGCGGACAAGGCTCTCCCAGGAGTCTGGCTCAGCCGCACTCGCTGGGCTGAGCAcgcagggagaagcaggaggcggGAGCCCAGAGTCTCCGGCTCTGCTCGCTAGAAAGGCTGCCGTGTCCACTCCTGCGTAGCCCCTCTCAATCCCCTCCCCTGAGAGACAGTAGCTAGGTGGATGGGCGAAGTCTCCCTGCACCCAGCGCTCTTCTCACTATACTCAGCGAGGGAGCTGGGCCAGCCTGGCTTTGGGCGTAGACTAGGGATGAGAATGTTAACGGGTTAACCTTAGTAGGCGAGGGTCATcggttaaggttaactggtgggggctggagcagctcccccctgctgagggcaggaggctgctccaacccCTTGGGGGCCCCGTGGAGAGGGGCTGCTTCAGTCTTCAGTCAGTTAACGGGTTAGCCaattaaaggggattttacatccctcgtgTAGACGTGGCCTCAGTGTCGGACAGTGAGGCTGCGTGGTCCCTCCTGGGGATGTTTAGAAGCTGGGACGTAGCGCCCATCCGGGGGTTCTGGGCGGActgcaatcagcacacacagcTGAAGCCAGCACCGGGGAAGCGGCTGGACACAACTGGGGGTAGAGGCAGGAGGTGTCGGTGGCTGTTTGTAAGGTGCCAGAAAGACCCAGGATGTGAGGAGCTTGGACACCAAGGGACAGGGACAGAGCCAAGGCGGATTGCCTGGAGGTGGAACCAGGGATCCGGTGTGAGGAGCCAGGGCT comes from Pelodiscus sinensis isolate JC-2024 chromosome 33, ASM4963464v1, whole genome shotgun sequence and encodes:
- the LOC102445017 gene encoding serine/threonine-protein kinase SBK2-like, whose amino-acid sequence is MALPAPWGMEQQLEEMMELTAQNLPHLEVTESYTVLRELGRGSFGQVLLAVHQLQGRPLALKFIEKRDTELRGFLSEYCISLSLATHPCIAGALGIAFQTAHHYVFAQEIAPARDLFALLQPQVGVGLAELPVKRCALQLSSALEFMGAKGLVHRDVKPENVLLLDPECRRVQLTDFGLSCPRGTAIEALPENLPYTAPELCNLGPSARLPAQPSLDAWALGVLLFCLLTGYFPWHTAADRHYRDFARWHRSPRVRPRPPHWGRFTAQAQEMLRGLLTPDPAQRSPAGAAMAHVKCGWLEPEGPGTHRTLLRSRRYR